From Bordetella flabilis, the proteins below share one genomic window:
- a CDS encoding FecCD family ABC transporter permease: MSGLALALALVGLAASASGAVSIPLSELPDLLWHAATPRTELWRNVLLDIRMPRVVFAFVAGAALAVSGAAMQALFRNPLAEPGLIGISAGGALGAVAAIVLTSGGFQLVAPAAFAGSLAATLCAYALGRRVPGVAGLLLAGIAINAVAGSMIGLITFVANDAQLRDITFWTMGSLAGANWRLLAFLGPWTLLMSLWLMRQWRVMNALLLGEREAQHLGYALRRVRAQLVLACALIVGPLVAATGGIGFVGLVVPHLVRMTLGANHRWLLPACVLAGALALTLADWLSRVAVVPAELPIGLVTSLVGGPFFLWLLARGGKQA, from the coding sequence CTGAGCGGCCTCGCGCTGGCGCTGGCCCTGGTCGGTCTGGCGGCCAGCGCCAGCGGCGCCGTATCCATTCCCCTGAGCGAGCTGCCGGACCTTCTGTGGCACGCGGCCACGCCGCGCACCGAGCTATGGCGCAACGTGCTGCTCGATATCCGGATGCCACGCGTGGTTTTCGCCTTCGTCGCGGGCGCGGCGCTGGCGGTCAGCGGCGCCGCGATGCAGGCGCTGTTTCGCAATCCCCTGGCGGAGCCGGGCCTGATCGGCATTTCCGCCGGCGGCGCGCTGGGCGCGGTGGCCGCCATCGTGCTGACGTCCGGCGGGTTCCAGCTCGTGGCGCCCGCGGCTTTCGCGGGCAGCCTGGCGGCGACCCTGTGCGCCTATGCGCTGGGACGGCGCGTGCCCGGCGTGGCCGGTCTGCTTCTGGCGGGCATCGCGATCAATGCGGTCGCCGGCAGCATGATCGGCCTGATTACCTTCGTGGCCAATGACGCCCAACTGCGCGATATCACGTTCTGGACCATGGGCAGCCTGGCCGGCGCCAACTGGCGCTTGCTGGCTTTCCTGGGGCCGTGGACCTTGCTGATGTCCCTGTGGCTGATGCGCCAGTGGCGGGTGATGAATGCGCTGTTGCTGGGCGAGCGCGAAGCGCAACACCTCGGGTACGCGCTGCGGCGTGTGCGCGCGCAGCTGGTCCTGGCCTGCGCCCTCATCGTCGGGCCGCTGGTTGCCGCCACCGGCGGCATCGGCTTCGTCGGGCTGGTGGTGCCGCATCTGGTCCGCATGACGCTGGGCGCGAATCACCGGTGGCTGCTGCCGGCCTGCGTGCTGGCCGGCGCACTGGCGCTGACGCTGGCGGACTGGCTGTCGCGCGTGGCCGTCGTGCCCGCCGAGCTGCCGATCGGCCTCGTGACGAGCCTGGTGGGTGGGCCTTTCTTCCTGTGGCTGCTGGCGCGGGGCGGGAAGCAGGCATGA
- a CDS encoding heme ABC transporter ATP-binding protein yields the protein MTLAAENISVTRGGVRILDDVSLAVQPGEVVGLLGANGAGKSTLLGALAGEHRADAGKVVLDGTELRHLSHRAQARCRAVLPQKPGLAFDLDVRDVAAMGAYPFPALSPAHVDALVTEALDLADVRHLVARRYPELSGGEQQRVQFARVLVQCNAARDDGASSRYLLLDEPTASLDPRHQADLLRIAARIAHLGTTGVLVILHDINLAARWCDRLLLLSAGGTVAVGTPPEVLTPANLNLAYGIDAHVMPHPLQPQRLLVLVS from the coding sequence ATGACACTGGCCGCGGAAAACATTTCGGTGACACGTGGCGGCGTCCGCATCCTGGACGACGTATCCCTGGCGGTGCAGCCCGGTGAAGTCGTGGGCCTGCTGGGCGCCAATGGCGCCGGCAAGTCCACGCTGCTGGGGGCCTTGGCGGGCGAGCACCGCGCCGACGCGGGCAAGGTGGTGTTGGACGGCACCGAACTGCGCCACCTGTCGCACCGTGCGCAGGCGCGCTGCCGCGCGGTGTTGCCGCAAAAGCCCGGCCTGGCGTTCGACCTGGATGTGCGGGATGTGGCGGCGATGGGCGCCTATCCCTTTCCGGCATTGTCGCCGGCGCACGTCGATGCGCTGGTGACCGAGGCGCTGGACCTGGCCGATGTCCGTCACCTCGTTGCGCGACGCTACCCCGAACTGTCCGGCGGCGAGCAGCAGCGCGTGCAGTTCGCCCGGGTGCTGGTTCAGTGCAATGCCGCGCGTGACGACGGCGCGTCATCACGCTATCTGTTGCTGGACGAGCCCACGGCCAGCCTGGACCCCCGGCACCAGGCCGATCTGCTGCGCATCGCCGCGCGGATCGCGCACCTGGGCACCACCGGGGTGCTTGTCATCCTGCACGACATCAACCTCGCTGCGCGATGGTGCGATCGGCTGTTGCTGCTGAGCGCGGGCGGTACGGTTGCCGTCGGTACGCCGCCAGAAGTCCTTACACCCGCCAACCTGAATCTGGCCTACGGCATCGACGCCCATGTGATGCCCCATCCCCTGCAGCCGCAGCGCCTGCTCGTACTGGTTTCCTGA
- a CDS encoding VWA domain-containing protein, whose protein sequence is MRFLWPEMLWLLLALPILVAAYVYVLARRKKAALLYPSVALARAALGPRQRLRRHIPPLLFLLALAAALLACARPTATVTLPADTLTLVLAMDVSRSMEAGDVAPTRIVAAQQAARNFIAELPPSVRLGIVSFAAAATVVQPPTDNRQDMLDAIDRFELQRGTATGSGLIVALATLFPNDGIDVEAVLLNTPSLRFDRQAAPLGRNGAAEAARKREQERPPVEPGSYPNGAIILLSDGRRTTGPDPVEVARMAAKRGVRIYAVGFGTRQGGYIGEEGMSYFMQLDEPTLRAVAKMTGGEYFQAGSAADLSQVYRNLSTRLSLERKDTEISALLTAAAALLLAMACTLSYLWFRR, encoded by the coding sequence ATGCGGTTTCTCTGGCCCGAAATGCTTTGGCTGCTTTTGGCGCTGCCCATCCTTGTGGCGGCCTATGTGTACGTGCTCGCCCGGCGCAAGAAGGCCGCGCTGCTCTACCCCAGCGTTGCGCTGGCGCGGGCGGCGCTCGGCCCCCGCCAGCGCCTGCGGCGCCATATCCCGCCGCTACTCTTCCTGCTCGCCCTGGCCGCCGCCTTGTTGGCCTGCGCGCGCCCCACCGCGACCGTCACGCTGCCAGCGGATACGCTGACCCTGGTGCTCGCCATGGATGTCTCGCGCAGCATGGAAGCGGGCGATGTCGCGCCCACGCGCATCGTTGCCGCACAGCAGGCGGCAAGGAACTTCATCGCCGAACTGCCGCCCAGCGTGCGGCTGGGCATCGTTTCCTTTGCCGCGGCGGCGACCGTCGTGCAGCCGCCCACCGACAACCGGCAGGACATGCTCGACGCCATCGACCGGTTCGAACTGCAACGCGGCACGGCCACCGGCAGTGGATTGATCGTCGCGCTGGCCACGCTCTTTCCGAACGACGGCATCGATGTCGAAGCGGTGCTGCTGAACACGCCGTCGCTGCGCTTCGATCGGCAGGCCGCGCCGCTGGGCCGGAACGGCGCTGCCGAAGCGGCCCGCAAACGGGAACAGGAGCGACCGCCCGTGGAGCCGGGATCCTATCCGAACGGCGCCATCATTCTGCTTAGCGATGGCCGCCGCACCACCGGCCCGGACCCCGTCGAAGTGGCACGCATGGCCGCCAAGCGTGGCGTGCGCATCTATGCCGTGGGCTTCGGTACGCGCCAGGGCGGCTATATCGGCGAAGAAGGCATGTCGTATTTCATGCAATTGGACGAACCGACATTGCGGGCAGTGGCCAAGATGACGGGCGGCGAGTACTTCCAGGCCGGGTCCGCCGCCGACCTGAGCCAGGTTTACCGCAATCTCAGCACCCGCCTGTCGCTCGAACGCAAGGACACCGAGATCTCGGCGCTGCTGACCGCGGCGGCCGCCCTGTTGCTGGCCATGGCCTGCACGCTGTCGTACCTGTGGTTCCGCCGATGA
- a CDS encoding S1C family serine protease, with protein MKRRAIYGWTAGAAALVVAAGLSFAWYMQPRWRLLTQADIDAAVLHTLQTKRLPSRTARAAEAVQQSVVEIHGYPAVQEEAKPAAPQDGGQGPPQDPPQGPYRGPPQEPRAEPAPPQGQGRESAPVPPQAPARPPNPTPPQAQGPDVPRSAPPQAQVPPPSQEHAPDGKGQGEARRGPVNIGSGVVVTEGGLILTNYHVIAGAARLTVTFHDGSESEASVLSVQPEKDLAVIRAKSLPDDLPPATLGSSRDLAPGDEVVAVGFPFGIGPSVSAGVVSGLNREFVSAESKQDLDHLIQFDAAANPGNSGGPLVNMDGEVVGIVTAILNPAKTGTFVGIGFATTIESAGTAVGFSPF; from the coding sequence ATGAAACGGCGTGCGATCTACGGATGGACGGCGGGGGCGGCGGCGCTGGTGGTCGCGGCGGGCCTTTCCTTTGCCTGGTACATGCAACCGCGCTGGCGGCTGCTCACGCAGGCCGACATCGACGCCGCCGTCCTGCACACGTTGCAGACCAAGCGGCTGCCATCGCGCACCGCGCGAGCGGCCGAAGCGGTCCAGCAATCGGTCGTCGAAATCCATGGCTATCCTGCCGTGCAGGAGGAAGCCAAGCCCGCCGCGCCGCAGGATGGCGGACAGGGGCCGCCGCAGGATCCACCCCAAGGACCGTACCGGGGACCGCCGCAGGAGCCGCGTGCCGAGCCTGCGCCACCGCAGGGGCAGGGGCGCGAGTCCGCGCCGGTACCGCCACAGGCGCCGGCCCGGCCGCCCAACCCCACACCGCCGCAGGCGCAAGGCCCGGACGTGCCACGTTCAGCGCCTCCGCAGGCCCAGGTTCCGCCACCGTCCCAGGAGCACGCGCCGGACGGCAAGGGCCAGGGCGAGGCCAGGCGAGGACCGGTCAATATCGGATCCGGCGTGGTGGTGACCGAAGGCGGTCTCATCCTTACGAACTACCACGTCATCGCCGGCGCCGCGCGGCTGACGGTGACCTTCCACGACGGCAGCGAGTCGGAAGCCTCGGTGCTCAGCGTCCAGCCGGAAAAAGACCTGGCGGTCATCCGCGCCAAGTCGCTGCCTGACGACCTGCCGCCTGCCACGCTGGGGTCCAGCCGGGACCTGGCGCCGGGCGACGAAGTGGTCGCGGTCGGCTTTCCCTTCGGTATCGGCCCGTCGGTGTCCGCCGGCGTGGTGTCCGGGCTCAACCGCGAATTCGTTTCGGCGGAGAGCAAGCAGGACCTCGATCACCTGATCCAGTTCGACGCCGCCGCCAATCCCGGCAATTCCGGCGGTCCCCTGGTCAATATGGACGGCGAGGTGGTGGGCATCGTCACCGCCATCCTGAACCCCGCGAAAACCGGCACCTTCGTCGGCATCGGCTTCGCGACCACCATCGAAAGCGCCGGCACGGCCGTGGGCTTTTCTCCTTTCTAG
- a CDS encoding AAA family ATPase: MNDQALSAVDSANLMERLLYEVKRVVVGQDHFLERVLVAVLARGHLLVEGVPGLAKTLTVNTLAKTMGGSFKRIQFTPDLLPADLVGTRMYNQRTGEFSTVLGPIFANLLLADEINRAPAKVQSALLEVMQERQVTIAGETHPVPVPFLVMATQNPIETEGTYPLPEAQIDRFLMKVLVGYPTDEEEVVIVNRVTGPRIDVNRVAMTEQLALLQDECRRVYVDPGLVHYAVRVVGATRAPGNCGLPELQRYITFGASPRATIGLIEGGRALAFLRGRHYVLPEDVVDLVPDVLRHRIVLSYEALSEGISADEIVARVLRALPAPERPLESHVRVAAV; this comes from the coding sequence ATGAACGACCAAGCCCTGAGCGCCGTGGACAGCGCCAACCTGATGGAGCGTCTGCTGTACGAGGTGAAACGCGTGGTGGTGGGACAGGACCATTTCCTGGAACGGGTATTGGTTGCCGTCCTCGCGCGGGGCCACCTGCTGGTCGAAGGCGTGCCGGGCCTGGCCAAGACGCTCACCGTCAACACCCTGGCCAAGACCATGGGCGGGTCGTTCAAGCGCATCCAGTTCACGCCAGACCTGCTGCCCGCCGACCTGGTGGGCACGCGCATGTACAACCAGCGCACGGGGGAATTTTCCACGGTGCTCGGCCCCATCTTCGCGAACCTGCTGCTGGCCGACGAAATCAATCGCGCGCCGGCCAAGGTGCAGAGCGCGCTGCTGGAAGTGATGCAGGAAAGACAGGTAACCATCGCCGGCGAGACCCATCCGGTACCGGTGCCTTTCCTGGTAATGGCGACGCAGAATCCGATAGAGACCGAAGGCACCTATCCCTTGCCGGAAGCGCAGATCGACCGCTTCCTGATGAAGGTGCTGGTGGGCTATCCCACGGATGAAGAAGAGGTGGTCATCGTCAACCGCGTGACCGGGCCGCGTATCGACGTCAACAGGGTCGCCATGACGGAACAACTCGCCTTGCTCCAGGATGAATGCCGCCGGGTGTATGTGGATCCGGGCCTGGTCCACTATGCGGTCCGTGTGGTGGGCGCCACGAGGGCGCCGGGCAACTGCGGTCTGCCTGAACTGCAGCGCTACATCACCTTCGGCGCCAGTCCGCGCGCCACCATCGGCCTGATCGAGGGCGGTCGCGCGCTGGCCTTCCTGCGTGGCCGCCACTACGTGCTGCCGGAAGACGTGGTCGACCTGGTGCCCGACGTGTTGCGGCACCGTATCGTGCTTTCCTACGAGGCCTTGTCCGAAGGGATCAGCGCCGACGAAATCGTCGCGCGCGTGTTGCGCGCGTTGCCGGCGCCCGAGCGTCCGCTGGAATCCCATGTTCGGGTTGCTGCGGTTTAA
- a CDS encoding DUF58 domain-containing protein — protein MFGLLRFKRRRAPPGDARPAGAGGLAPDISASRAEALVRRLEWTVIRRLDGLLQGDYRTLFRGFGLDLADLREYRPGDDVRYMDWNVTARLQTPYVREFQEDREVSAWFLLDMSGSVDFGSQGVRKRALLDEFTAVMARLLTRYGNRVGAVVYVGADDTRPLVVPARAGRRHLLHLLDRMLAAPPAVRGETRLSDLLEHARMAVGRRSALFVVSDFISAPGWEAPLGKLARRHDVVAVRLRDPLETALPDLGLVVLQDAETGEQLFVDTHDASFRKRFAEAAQARETGLQQAFAHAGVTCLTLATDARLDLALLEFARRRRAPGKGGMPADPALDDAGQAQRQGGEQGQQQWGQQQQGERQQQGERQQQGREQGQVGRRPI, from the coding sequence ATGTTCGGGTTGCTGCGGTTTAAGCGGCGGCGCGCGCCTCCCGGCGACGCACGGCCCGCGGGGGCGGGCGGGCTGGCGCCCGACATATCGGCGAGCCGCGCGGAGGCCCTCGTGCGGCGGCTCGAGTGGACGGTGATCCGCCGCCTCGATGGATTGCTCCAGGGCGACTATCGCACGCTGTTCCGCGGCTTCGGGCTGGATCTTGCCGACCTGCGCGAATACCGGCCCGGCGACGACGTGCGCTATATGGACTGGAATGTGACGGCGCGCCTGCAAACGCCTTACGTGCGCGAGTTCCAGGAAGACCGCGAGGTTTCCGCCTGGTTCCTGCTGGATATGAGCGGCTCGGTGGACTTCGGTTCGCAGGGTGTGCGCAAGCGGGCGCTGCTGGACGAGTTCACCGCAGTCATGGCGCGCCTGCTGACCCGCTACGGAAACAGGGTGGGGGCCGTGGTGTATGTGGGCGCCGACGACACGCGTCCCCTCGTCGTGCCGGCCCGGGCGGGACGGCGCCACCTGCTGCATCTGCTCGATCGCATGCTGGCGGCGCCGCCCGCGGTGCGCGGCGAAACGCGGCTGAGCGATTTGCTCGAGCACGCCAGGATGGCCGTGGGACGGCGATCCGCGCTGTTCGTGGTGTCCGACTTCATCAGCGCGCCGGGTTGGGAGGCGCCGCTGGGCAAGCTGGCCCGGCGGCATGATGTCGTGGCGGTGCGCCTGCGCGATCCCCTGGAGACCGCCTTGCCGGATCTGGGCCTGGTCGTCCTGCAGGATGCGGAAACGGGGGAACAGTTGTTCGTCGATACGCACGATGCAAGCTTCCGCAAGCGCTTCGCGGAAGCGGCGCAGGCCCGCGAGACCGGCCTGCAGCAGGCGTTCGCGCACGCCGGCGTGACCTGCCTGACGCTGGCGACCGACGCACGCCTGGATCTGGCCCTGCTGGAATTCGCCCGCCGGCGGCGCGCGCCGGGCAAGGGCGGCATGCCCGCGGATCCCGCGCTCGACGACGCGGGGCAGGCGCAGCGGCAAGGCGGGGAACAGGGCCAGCAACAATGGGGACAACAGCAGCAAGGGGAACGACAGCAGCAAGGGGAACGACAGCAGCAAGGCCGGGAACAAGGCCAGGTGGGAAGGAGACCCATATGA